The sequence below is a genomic window from Monodelphis domestica isolate mMonDom1 chromosome 2, mMonDom1.pri, whole genome shotgun sequence.
TTACTAGGTtggtgagcctgggcaagtgacttaacttctgtctgcctcagttttctcatctgtaaaatgaaaatcacttgcctcccagggctgttgtgaggatcaaatgagaatatttataaagcactgaaCACAACACTCAgcccataataaatatttaataatttaataaagacttgttttcttccttccaacTAAAAAGATATATCAGAGgcataaatttttataaaacgATCAAAATTGATCATAAAGCATCACAAATTCTCAAATAGATTCAGAAGTCAGCACCTTAGTAACCTTAAAAACTAAGGCTGGGAGGAAAGCTAGGggactcggtggattgagagatgggagctcctgggttcaaatttgacttcagaggcttcctagctgggagacccgctgggcaggttacttaatcccattgcctagtccttagccctcttctgccttggacccaatacccaggactgattctaagtcagaaggaaagattgtaaaaaaagataaaacagaacACCCAAGTGTgtccatttccatttctctttctgcgATTTGCAGCTCTCGCATGCCCTGGAAAGTCAAGAGGAAAAGCGTTTCAATATcgcttccctctttctcttcggAACCAGAATTCTCTCCGGCATCCTGTCTCcaacccctcctttctctccagtTCCTCCCCAGACCCTTCTTTggggaaagagaagcagaaaaatgCGTATTTGCctcacctggcagattggctttCTCTGGGCTGAAGAGATCATCCAGGCCCATCTGCTTCAGGTTCTCTTTCACGCTGAAGTTGTCCTCAATTCGGAACCGGGGCACGTGAACCGCCAGCAAAGTCTCCTCGAGGCTCTCCAGCCACTCCCGGAGCACTTCCGGCGTCAGGTCCCTTTCCACCTTCTCCAGAGGTTTCTCAGGCTTGGGCAGGATCAGCACCATGGTGATGTCATCGCCTTTGTAGGGCAGTTCCAGCACCTCCACCTGACTGCTCCCCTTCACAGAGCGGTAGCGGAACTTGTTCTCCTGATACATCATGGACACCGAGCACTGCTCACCATCTGCCTTGTGGAACAGCTCCTTCTTGGTGTTCCCTGGCATAAACTTGGACTTCCACAGACCCTGGGAGATTACATGGAAAGAAGGTTTGGGGTGgaatccctctctttccttccccggAATTTCCATGGTCCTTCCCTAGAAGCTAACTAACCAGGGGATGGTCAGTGCCTCGGGAAGCCCTACAGAATGCCAGACTCGTAGGGAGAGTCAGCACTGATGCTCCTCTCCCAGAAAAGCATAAAACATACACATCGTCTAATTCGATGCTCAAGACTAGTACCACTGCCCCTTTCAATAAAGGCGTCTAGGATTTCCCTTTAAAGGAAGGAGTTCCGTTCTCCGgcaaatcaatactaaatactaaataaataaattctcaaaTCAGTGCCTCCAGTTATGAATTTGTATAATAAAGACATCTTCTCTGATCCACCCCTTACCCTCTGTCTCAAGTGTCACCACACTGGAAAATTAAGGTTTGTCAGAGACACTGGGCACTCAAGAAAAAGCATTAATaagaataactaatatttatatagcactaagTGCATtataatcatctcatttgatcctcacaataaccctgaaagaaggtgttattattatcctcattttacagatgaggaaactgaggcaaaccattaagtgacctgcctagggtcactcagctagctagtaagggtctgaggctgcatttgaattcaggactttctTACTCAAAGCCAGGCACaatatccactgcaccacctaactgcctatcACTAGGTCCAGACTTAGGAGACTTGGGTGGGTTTTTAGTTCTTTTTGCCCAGAATTAGGGCTCTACATCACTCTCTGGAGGACCACTATTTCCAAATCACACTATGATCTATGTCAGCTTCTCTTTCCCATTAAATGTTGTCTTTattagactataaattccttttaatttggaaagatgttttacactattgcacatgtaaaatctttaacattgcttgccatctctgggagggggaggaagggggagaatttggcttaaacttaaagaaaatgaaggttaaaaattgTGGAGTTTTTTCACGtaattgaggaagaaaataaaacattaataaacaaaaagaatataagctccttgagggcaggaactgttttgtttttctttgtatccttagtgttTAGCAAAGTGCCAGGTACATAGTGTTTTATGAATGCCCAATcctactctctcctctctttgtttctccaaTCTCTCTTACTCTCTACCAATCTATTTGTTTATCTTTATCCTAACTCAGAccttcatagttgtgtgaccttgaacaagtcattaatgGTCCTGGGCATTGGTTTCTTTACAATGAGGGAGAtgaggtcaaaatggataaatgatttagacataaaggatgatataaTAAATTGGGGGGAGCAAGGAAATGGATTGTTTTTatgacatgaaattaaaaaatttttatatgagCAAAACAAAttgaaccaaaattagaaggaaaccaagaaactggggagaaaaattttatagcaaatttctctgagaaAGGCCTTATTTATCTAATATGTAGGGAACTgaacaaaatttataaaaacacaagccattccctagttgataaacagtcaaaggatatgaacaggcattttttttgtttttcagaagaagaaatcaaagctaataataattaaataaaaaaatactttaaatcatGACTGATTAGATAAGTGAACATTAAAAGAATTCTGAGATCCAACCTCACATCTATTAGCTaccatgacagaaaatgaaaatgacaaatactggaagGGGATATGGaacaattgggacactaatgcaatcTTGGTAGAATTATGAActagtccaactattctggagaacaatgtgaaactatgcccaaagagctatcaaactgtatatactctttgatccagaaataccatttTTAGGTGTATATCCCAAAGTGATCAagtaaaaaggggggaaatgtacaaaaatatttatagccatttttttttgtattggcaaagaattggaatttgagagGATACtcctcagttggagaatggctaaacaagttgttgtGTATGACtgagatgaaatactattgtactataaagaatgatgagtAGAGTGGTTtctgaaaaacctgggaagatatatatgaactgatgcaaagtgaaatgagcagaaccaagagaacattatacacagtaacagcaatagtgtatGATCATCAACTGGGAATGGCTTAAGCTATTccgatcaagacaatgatccaagataattccaaaggatccaCGATGAAAAGTaatatccaccttcagagagaactgatgaactctcagtgcagaatgaagcatatttttttaacctttatttttcttgtgtttttttttgcctctgttttgcaacatggctaatatggaaatgtttacatgacttcacatgtataatcaatattaaattaCTTGCTTTTtcaaggggtggaggaaggaaatttggaacccacaatttttaaataattattaaaaatgttttatatgtaattgagaaaaattttatgaaataaattatatatatacttttttttttaagtgagggggttggaccagatgatttaCAAAGCCCTTAGAGGATTTTATGCTTCTTCAAAGTAGAAAGGTCAGGTGATTTTTGAAGCCTATAACAGACTAAGTATAATGAGGGGATTTGTGACACCCAGATATTTGGAACCTCCATCTTTCCAAGCATCTATTACTTTTGAATGGCTGATTTTCTAGAGTTGTCATAAACTCAGGAATGCTAAGGATTGGTGATTTGCATTTCATCATTTTGTTGATTGCAAAGTCATTCATTACTTAAAAGTCATCATTATATATTTACTTGCTTATTTATTTAGGGCTAAGCTTGTGATTTCTTTGATAGAGAATTCCCAATTAGGAAACCCTCAGATAATCAgctgacaaacatttattaagcacctactttatgCCAGAGGAGGCAACTGTTCAAcaacttataattttatttattttttaaagccttccgtcttggagtcaatactgtgtattggcaccaaggcagaagagtggtaatggctaggcaatgggggttaagtgacttgcccagggtcatacagctgggaagtagctgaggtcagatttgaacctaggacctcccgtctcttggcatgactctcaatccattgagtcacccagctgcccccagaaactTTATAATTTTAGAGTGTGGTTGCCTGGgatacaggttaagtgacttgcccatgatcacagcCTTTATGTTGGAGTTAGTCTTCCTGACAAGAGCCAGTTCTCTATCAAATGCACTATGCTGcctctatttttgtctttcttttccctcctaagTGGCTAATACTGGAGGGAGGGATAGGAAAGGGGGTACACACTCCTGTGTTCTCCGTTCCAACTGGCCCATCAGAGGGCAGTCAGGGGTTCCTCTGACCAGCCTTTTGTTTCAGCACCACCACAATGCCCTGTCCATTGGCTTCCTGCCTGATGCCCTCCTTCTCTTGTCTCTCAATGGATCAGAACCAAGAGCCTGGCTGTTAGCTAATAGTGTTCCAGGCAGGTCTGGATCCaggtgagagagagaatattttggCAGAAGAAATGTGTTTGCAAGGAAGGGCTATGGAATGCAGTGGAGCAGTGATTAACAGGAGAGAACCTGCTTAGATTCTTAGAATCTTGAAGGTGGGGGGCCTGGTATTTCAACTGCCAGCTGAGGGGGAGCTGCTCTTGAACTCTGAGGAGAGAGGCAACTCTGAGACCCTCACTGGAGCTTTGGAAGTGAACCCCACTCCTACAAGGATTTCCCTATCAAACTTGGGATCTACAGAGTCCAAATATCTTTCCGGTCACTAGAAGAACAAGACCAACAAGGGAGCAGAATTGAACTGCTGAGTTTACTCTCTATCTCACAGGGAGGAAGCACCCCacttcattctttaaaatttctaGCAACTAAAGAGGATGCACCAGAGTCTTAAGTGGGCAGACAGAGCCGtgttaaaatgtaactgggaaatgcttaacaaaataaacaaaaacacagTAACAAAGAATCATGTTAGTTTGCAGTTTTCTAAGAGATCcatttgtttttcaatttgtACACACCACTAATAAATTGCACAAGTTGCTTGTGTTGATTATTTCCGTATTGTTATTGGTGTATCTGTATATACTTGAATATgcaaaaatgtgtgtatataggCACCCCCCCCACAGCATTGATTGCTAATGACAAATTTCATAATTAATGTGTTAATTTTGTACTTGGAAACCCCAAAGAGGACACTATTGTATTGCTCTTCAGATCCCATCCTAGTAGCTGCAACTGAATATAAGCTACTCTCTTGGCTCACCAACCCCTGGCATGGTTCGGCAGCATACCTACTGAGATGTTCCGCCATCTTTTTCTGCCTTTGTGTTTGACACCAACCCAAATGATGTCTCTTCAATGAAGTGTTCCTTGATTCCCCATCTTGAAAGAATCACACCCACCTCTGGGAAGACTCCCATGGCCCTTTGTTTGTACCCCTCTGAAGACATTTTCACATTCTGTCCTGTATTCCAGTTATTTGTCTGATGATTTTTCTGCTCTCCTAGTAGATAGGAGCTCTTATCTGATTCATCTCTCTATTCTCCCACAGATCCTAGAAGAGTGCCTTGCACATATTAGATCAAGAAATGTATTGAAATTCAATAGTGGTATGTTCAGGAATAAAGAGGACAGTAGAGAGAGAATTAGAGCTCTGGATTTCTTGAGAATCTAGGTTTTTAGGTACCTTGAAGTAAATAGTGTTGACTAGCACCAAGGAGGTAAGGTCAGTGATAGCACCCTTAGGAAGGACGTCGGTGATGAGCCCTTCTGTCTTGTTTGCAACCCAGTCATTAATGGTCACTCTTGACAGCTCTGGGCTTGTCTGAAAACAGAACAGAAGTGAAATATATGTATCAATGCTTCTCCATATTTtgtccattcttttctttatacaACATGTGTAAACATAGTATGCCATTTGCCCATTTTCCTGCACATTCCTTAAGCTCATTGGTTGCTTCCAGTCCAACCTATGCATGTCTTATAGTAGGTAATACAGTGCTATGTACCTTTTGGGAACTAGAAGAAATGATTTTAGACAGAGGactcaaattttttttccctcaaacttctaaataaaataataaaagaacaacTACCCAGAATATGTATTTGAACTTTAGTAATCAATGAAAAGAACCAATTGGGTAGACTCTTTTGCATAGGATCTTTTAGGGAAGCTTCTGACCTTTCAAacccaaatgaaaataaatttctcCAGCTGTTTAGGATTCAAGTAAGAAATTCAGCTAAGAGGAGAAAGATACAAATGGGCAAAACCCAAGAATCAGTCCTTCTAGTGATTCTCCTAGTCTTCTAAGGGAGCAAGCCTTGTTCTTCTCCATCTATTCCAGGTCCAATTTGTTTGATGACAGAGCACTATATTTGCAGGGGAGCAATCCCAAGAGCACTTGCTTACGGTGACCTTCCCATTGCTTTTGGGAGTTTGTTGATGTAAAGAATGGTGCCCCACCAATTCACCTTGAAGTCCAGAGGCTGAAGCTTGGCTCCATATACCGCCTCACTGATATCCTGGTAGGTCTCATTGAAAGTGAGTGACTTTTCTCCAAAGAGGCGATTGGCTGCCACCAATTCAGAGGATTTATTAGCCTTTCGATAAAGCCGGCAATTCAGCTTGGCAAAGAAGAAGTGGACCTGATCTGATGTTTTCTCTGAGATCGTATCAAACTTGAACACCTAAAGAAACCAAGCAAAAATGTTAAGGGACAGCAGAGAGTTCAtcgaacatagatttagagctggaagggatcttattGTTCATCTAATCCAATGGTTCTTGGCTATTCTTGTGCCACTGTGGCATTTTGGTGAAGCcaatggataatgtttttaaattcataaaataaagtcatatgattaataattattaaattcataaaataaatacataaaatacattaataaaaatacaCAAACGTACACAAAATAAGATTGTAAAGGATGCCAACTATactgaaacatatttttaaaaatttttttttaatttaaattcatggAACTCAAGTTAAGATGGTCAGGTTTAGAACTCAAGTCTGTTCAGCACCCCCCAGTTCAGTACATGATGTTCCACCAAAATCATACTGCCTCTCCTATAGTTGAATCTTTGTGGTAGGAAGACTGctgtctcttcctttaaaaatgaatgggggggggggggcagctgggtagctcagtggattgagagccaggcctagagataggaggtcctgggttcaaatgtgacctcatacacttcccagctgtgtgactctgggcaagtcacttgaccccccattgcctaacccttaccactcttctgccttggtaccaatacatagtattgactccaagacagaaggtaacagtttaaaaaaaaatgaatacaggttcaaatctggtctcagacaacttcctagctatgtgtccctgggcaagtcacttaaccccactgcctagtccttactgctcatctgccttggaaccaattctaagatggaaggtatgggttttttaaaaaatgaatgaaaaatatgggTCAATATGGTGAAACTATAGCCAAAGCCATTAATTATTCAAGCCTCAGTCACTCACTTATTGCCTTTTCTTCCTTAAGGACTCTTCCCAAATGAAATTATATgctttggaaagacttatatgaactgatgcaaaatgaagtgagcagaaccagcagaacattgtacacagtatcagcagtattgtaaggatgatcatcTATGGAaaatttagctactctgatcaattcatttatccaagacagttccaaaaatcccatgatgaaaaaagcttTCTGCTTCCAAGGAGAGAAATGATGGGCTTTGAGTGCATTCTAAAGCATatacttttcactttcttttttcttactttttttgcaacatagctaatatagaaatatgttccacatgactttatatgtatatttgataTTATATTGCATGCCTTTTCAATGGATGAGAGAGGGAatagaagatagaaggaaatttagaacTCAGTAAAAAAATATGGatgtcataaatatataaatagatgaattaatgaataaatagataaaagagGAGATGGTTCCACCTCTTGTAGACTAAATAGAAATGTTTCTCTCCTCAGTGTCTAACACAGCATTGTCTACTTAGTAGGAACTTAAAAATTCTTGTTGGATTTGATTAAATTTGATTTGGTTCCCTAACTTTCTTCCAGGCACAACTCGTGGGCCATCACCCAAGGCAAGTGTTCTTAACCTTGCTTGGACCATGGGTTCCCTTgccagtctggtaaagcctatcgACCACTCCTCTCAATAAGgtttttaagtacataaaatgaaatatataggtACCAAGGAAACCGATTATACTGAAATACGCTTATCAAAATATtaccccctctcttcctcccccaaaAGTTCACAGATCTCAGGTTAAGACCCTCTGACCTATAGGaagcttttcttcttctttttttaaagtcttctcttctgtcttataattaatatttagtaGAGATGTATCTAAGATGCtgagtatcaattttaagaagagcagtaagggctaagcaattggggttaagtgacttgttcagggtcatacagctaggaattatcctgaacccaggacttcccatctctagacctacctctctatccactgggccacctagctgcccctagaagcCTTTCTTCTTGACCCCTTTCTCTATGAATGTTTCTTCCTCAAGTCTATACATCTGTTTacatgcttccccccccccccaatacaatGAAAACTACTCAAAGTCAGAGATTAtgatttgttgttattattgtttgatTTTGTCTTTCTACCCAGGACACCAAAAACAGTGTGTGATGGAGTGATAGGTATAGAGACAGAAGCTGTGACTGAACCCAGTGCTCTCACCATCACATCACCCTATCTTGGAGGAATCTCTTAACTTTCCTGAACTTCATGCATCCAGCTCTTCTCCACAATTTTAGTTCGAGAAGGACAGTAGAAGAGAGCTGCCCCATTTAAAGAAACATTAgctgacaaaataaaaaaccgGGGCCATTTGCATCACAAAAGGATTTCTTTTACAAAAAGATCCACCATTTTGTTCCTTTCAGTTGAAGGCTTCCCTAGAGCACTTAAAGTATGCAAGTACATTAAAGAAAGCCCCAGTGAAGGCACTGATGATCATGGGCTCCTGGTCCAAGCCTACAATTCCAGGTGGAGCTTTTTGGTTACCTCCATGAGCTGCTTGAGTGTATTGTTGCAAGCCCCTAGCTTGGTCATGGCGAAAGCTGTGGAGATACTGAGAGGTGACAAGAAGATGTTGTCATTGCTGTTTTTGGAATCTGCCAGCTGCTTGTAGAACTCTGTCGCAAAGCGGGAGTTGGCCTCGGACAGTTCCCACACTCTTGGGTTGGTCAACTCTGGGACTTTCTTCTGCTCTGAGCCCTCATCTTCTGATGGCTTCTTCTCTGGGTGCCGGTAAATGCACATGGGATTCACTGGAATGTCCCTGGGCTTGGCAGTGCAGATATCCCCCACAGGGTTCCAGTGAGAGGCCACACAGCCCCAGAAGCCAAtgagaagcaaggaaagaagaCACAGCTTCCTAAAAGGGGGCACAAAAGAAAGTGAAGCAAGCCAAagagactggatttcatcccatAAATAACCTCACTGACAACCTGTAATAGCTGCCTAGATGATAGGGCTTCCTGCCTCTCCTTTATCCAATCCACTCATCTCTCTGCTACCTACATAACAATATTGATGATCTGCTTAGGGGTATTTTCACCTCTCTACTCAAAACCCTTCAGTGATTTCCCATTGCCAGCTGAATGAACCCCAAAGTGATTATGACATTCAAGGCTCTCCAGAGTACACCTCTGACTTTTCCAGCTTTGACTCATCCTTATCTCCTTTTTTAATCTCACTTCTCTGTTTTCCCTTTCCCAAATGCCTTTTCTCATTACTATCCCTTGTGCCTAGGATGgaatctcctctcctcctccagcCCCATCTCTGTCTATTAAAGTCTATTCCTCCCAAGCCTAAGATGTCtcgtcttcctcttcctcctataGAGTCTTCCCCTACCAGCTTCTTCTGCCCAGTGAAAGTGTTTTTTCTTCCTCAGATTTTGTCTGGACTCATCCTTTATCACCCTCTGTGGTGCCAGAGTTCCCTATTCACCTTTCTCCCACATTTATTTGCAAGCttcttacttatttatttttgtatttttctttttgccaattacatgtaataacaaatttctacccacgttttctgaagttgtatgatctaaattgtttctctccctcttttcctcagcGCTCTTGgatctggcaagcaattcagtctggctTTATGCATGTATcatcacacaaaacatgtttccatattcatttttgtaagcaaataaggttataaaatccaaacccccaaatatatacccaaataaacatgtGAAAAATCGCATGCTTTCATCAGCATTctaactccagcagttctttgtAGTATTTTTTGTCCCAAGTCCATTGGAATCATCCTAGATCTTTgaattgttgagagtagctaGGTCTAGCACATTtaatcattccacagtattgctttTACCATGTACAATTTGCAAGCTTCTTGAGAATAAGGTCTACACTATAGCTTTTTGTATCCCCGTGACTACTTTTGTATCCCAGGCACCTAGCAAAGAGGAAGCAGGTATCCAgtattataagggaagcaactgTTCTGCCTTCACTCTGCCCGAGTCAGAGCCTTTCTGAAGTTCTGACATTTCAGAAAGAATATCAATTCCCTGGAGAGTTGTCCAGAGGAAGATGGCTCACAAGGTCCATTCATTTACTCAGGCAGCAAGTATTTATTCAACACCAGTTATTTGATGGACATTCTGCAAGGAGCTTGGGccacaatgacaaaaatgaaataatttctgctcttaaggagcttatattccattAGGGAGAAAAAGCTTAAATACAGAAAAGCCAACAAAACATATATATGATGTAATTTTGGACTAGGAATAAGCTTCCAGTGTCAAGTGGCTGTTGAACTAAGTCTTGGAAGAACTTGAAATTCTATCAGGCAAAGGTGAAGGGGGCTGTGCCTTCAAGGCTCGTATAAAgatgcaaaggaaaaataataatgaacagCATTTAAATAGCATGCAAGGGttataaaaatgcttcaaatatgttatcttgtttgatctCCATAgatttacggatgaggaaactgaagctgagccAGGTTAAAtttcttgcccaggatcacatggctagtaaataacTGAGGCGGTAAAACTTGGGTCTTACTAACTACTagtgcagctaggtagcacagtggatagagcgcagagtcaggaagacctgagttcaaatgcagctgcAGGCACTTACTttgctatatgatcttgggcaagtctcttaatcctgtttgcctaaatttcctcatctgtaaaatgaactggagaaggaaatggcagaccattccagtatctttgccatgaaaaccccaaatggggtcataaagagttgattGAACAGCTTACTAACTACAAGTCCTGTACTCTATCTACTACTCCATCACCTAAAGCTTAGTTTCTTTAGACTGATGATTGTGAAGTGTTCATAAAGAATGAAGCtagaaagggaaggtaaatcATGCTCTGAAACACTTTGAATTCCAAAAAGAGGATTTTGTATAGTTGACCTGAGAAGTAATATTGGGGTTTATTGAGTAGGAAGATGATTTAGTCCTGTGGCTTAAGAAAATCACGTTGGCAGCTGGGTGAAGGATGAATTGAAGAAGGATGAGAGACTTGAAATCTTAGAGGCCAGCTGGAGGCAATGAGTTACTGGATTGAGATAAGGGTTGTGTGAATGAAGAGAACAATGCAAAAGAGATGACAATTTTGACAACTAAGAAATATGAGAAGCAGACCTGGGTGGCAGAGTTTACTGGTGAGAGATAGGGAAATCTAGAAGATGGGTAACTTTAGTGGGCAAGACAATGAGTTCTTTTGGgagcatgttgagtttgagatgtctat
It includes:
- the SERPINC1 gene encoding antithrombin-III; this translates as MGHPPTSGNFSLCVGNESMPKNPPVSIFSGLKRMLGAMLFPGEGSEDGGGRKLCLLSLLLIGFWGCVASHWNPVGDICTAKPRDIPVNPMCIYRHPEKKPSEDEGSEQKKVPELTNPRVWELSEANSRFATEFYKQLADSKNSNDNIFLSPLSISTAFAMTKLGACNNTLKQLMEVFKFDTISEKTSDQVHFFFAKLNCRLYRKANKSSELVAANRLFGEKSLTFNETYQDISEAVYGAKLQPLDFKTSPELSRVTINDWVANKTEGLITDVLPKGAITDLTSLVLVNTIYFKGLWKSKFMPGNTKKELFHKADGEQCSVSMMYQENKFRYRSVKGSSQVEVLELPYKGDDITMVLILPKPEKPLEKVERDLTPEVLREWLESLEETLLAVHVPRFRIEDNFSVKENLKQMGLDDLFSPEKANLPGIITENQETGNLFVSDAFHKAFLEVNEEGSEAAASTAVVISGRSLNFNRVTFKANRPFLVLIREVALNTIIFMGRISNPCVN